From Selenomonas sp. AB3002, one genomic window encodes:
- a CDS encoding glycosyltransferase: MKKRILILTASVGSGHIKAAEAVADELLRQAPGVDLITVDFMSRETSLFHWLTKELYLFMLAWVPNLYDHCYKFSGGESGGGLARRLAAYAMLPVLKKLIARYQPDLVLCTHPFPEGACALLKEKLHTQGGDLPLAVVMTDYSLHQIWLYPQVDAYFMATEAMQEEMAGLGLGAEAVASGIPVAMSLKNLPARQELRRQLELEELPTVLLMGGGLGLGGMDETLQELETLADRLQLLVIAGRNEKLLARVRELGAASHHSVHCWGYTDRAHELMGASNLLITKPGALTISEAFVLGLPMLLHDPIPGPETENAVYAARHGAAIWLHPGESLSRAVRELLHGNLSAMGEKAKACSRPEAAAVIAKKILKLCRP; encoded by the coding sequence ATGAAGAAGCGCATCCTGATTCTCACTGCTTCTGTGGGCTCAGGCCATATCAAGGCTGCTGAGGCGGTGGCAGATGAACTTTTGCGGCAGGCTCCCGGCGTGGACCTCATTACCGTTGACTTTATGTCCCGGGAAACCTCCCTGTTCCATTGGCTGACGAAGGAGCTTTACCTTTTCATGCTGGCTTGGGTGCCCAACCTCTATGACCATTGCTACAAATTTTCCGGGGGCGAGTCGGGCGGGGGGCTGGCCCGGCGGCTGGCGGCTTATGCCATGTTGCCGGTGCTGAAAAAGCTGATTGCCAGATATCAGCCGGACTTGGTGCTCTGCACCCATCCATTTCCGGAGGGAGCCTGTGCCCTGCTGAAGGAGAAGCTTCACACACAGGGGGGAGACCTGCCGCTGGCGGTGGTGATGACGGATTACAGCCTCCATCAGATTTGGCTCTATCCCCAGGTGGATGCCTACTTCATGGCTACCGAGGCCATGCAGGAGGAAATGGCCGGGCTTGGCTTGGGGGCAGAAGCTGTAGCTTCAGGCATCCCCGTAGCTATGAGCCTGAAGAATCTGCCTGCCAGGCAGGAACTTCGCAGGCAGCTGGAGCTGGAGGAATTGCCCACGGTGCTGCTGATGGGGGGCGGCCTGGGCTTGGGCGGTATGGATGAGACACTACAGGAGCTGGAGACTCTGGCGGACAGGCTCCAATTGCTGGTCATAGCGGGACGCAATGAAAAACTGCTGGCAAGGGTCAGAGAGCTGGGAGCAGCGTCACATCACAGTGTTCACTGCTGGGGCTACACCGACAGGGCCCATGAGCTGATGGGCGCATCGAACCTGCTTATCACCAAGCCGGGGGCCCTCACCATCAGCGAGGCCTTTGTGCTGGGGCTGCCCATGCTGCTCCATGACCCCATTCCCGGCCCGGAGACGGAAAATGCCGTCTATGCTGCCCGCCACGGGGCAGCTATCTGGCTCCACCCGGGGGAGTCCCTGTCCCGGGCAGTAAGGGAACTCCTGCATGGGAATCTGTCTGCCATGGGTGAGAAGGCAAAAGCCTGCTCCCGCCCGGAAGCTGCCGCGGTCATCGCAAAAAAAATACTCAAATTATGCCGCCCTTAA
- a CDS encoding SDR family NAD(P)-dependent oxidoreductase, whose product MKGKAVLISGGTSGIGLSAAGLFLKAGAMVALLGRSEKRGQEALAKLGECFPKDKITYIRGDVASRTDCRQAVEEIVSSFGRLDVLVNSAGIYREGALEEITEEELDAILSVNVKGTFWLVQAALPELRKSRGNVVNVASDAGVHGNYFCSAYCASKGAVVLFTRAMALELASFGVRVNAIAPGDILTPLTENQLAGASDRETALQEMASVYPLGRIGTPEEAAALILFLASPAASFVTGAVWGVDGGLTA is encoded by the coding sequence ATGAAGGGAAAAGCTGTGCTTATTTCCGGCGGCACTTCCGGCATCGGCCTTTCGGCAGCCGGACTGTTTCTGAAGGCGGGGGCTATGGTGGCCCTCCTGGGCCGTTCGGAAAAGCGGGGGCAGGAGGCTCTGGCAAAGCTGGGGGAATGTTTCCCGAAGGATAAAATCACATATATCCGGGGGGACGTTGCCAGCAGGACGGACTGCCGGCAGGCGGTTGAAGAGATTGTTTCTTCCTTTGGCAGGCTGGATGTGCTGGTGAATTCGGCAGGTATCTACAGGGAAGGCGCCCTGGAGGAGATTACAGAGGAAGAATTGGATGCCATCCTTTCTGTCAATGTGAAGGGCACCTTCTGGCTTGTTCAGGCAGCACTGCCGGAGCTCAGGAAATCGAGGGGCAATGTGGTGAATGTGGCTTCAGACGCAGGTGTACATGGCAATTATTTCTGCTCAGCCTACTGTGCCAGCAAGGGGGCAGTGGTGCTCTTTACCAGAGCCATGGCATTGGAACTGGCTTCCTTTGGGGTGCGGGTGAATGCCATTGCCCCTGGGGATATCCTGACCCCCTTGACGGAAAATCAGCTGGCCGGGGCTTCTGACAGGGAGACGGCCCTGCAGGAAATGGCTTCTGTCTACCCGCTGGGCCGCATAGGCACGCCGGAGGAAGCTGCCGCCCTGATTCTCTTTCTGGCTTCTCCTGCGGCTTCCTTTGTTACGGGGGCTGTATGGGGAGTTGATGGAGGTCTTACTGCATGA
- a CDS encoding HU family DNA-binding protein: MNKTELVANVAETAGLTKKDAEKAVNALFTTVQQALIEGDKIQIIGFGTFEVKERAARTGRNPRTGEDIKIPASKNPVFKAGKALKDAVN; this comes from the coding sequence GTGAACAAAACTGAATTGGTAGCTAATGTGGCTGAAACAGCAGGTCTGACCAAGAAAGACGCTGAAAAGGCAGTAAACGCTCTGTTTACTACGGTTCAGCAGGCTCTTATCGAGGGGGACAAGATCCAGATTATTGGCTTCGGTACCTTCGAGGTGAAGGAGCGTGCCGCTCGTACGGGCCGTAATCCCCGCACCGGCGAGGATATCAAGATTCCCGCTTCCAAGAACCCTGTGTTCAAGGCAGGCAAGGCTCTGAAGGATGCTGTGAACTGA
- a CDS encoding SAM-dependent methyltransferase, which yields MAKITVLGLGPGRAGLITRESWQLLSSEELPVVLRTAVHPTVEDIKAAGIEFTSYDNFYEQAGSFEELYRAIAEDLLRRAEREGDFLYAVPGSPLVAERTVVLLRQLAQKTDVEVEILPGMSFVEVMYTTLGIDPIEGLTIIDAEDVLKLKERPLQSLVVTQVYHQQIASDTKLALMDLYGDEYEGLYIHNLALPDESLRKIPLYELDRQPDIDHLTTFFVPKEPFFIEKP from the coding sequence ATGGCAAAGATAACAGTCCTGGGACTGGGGCCGGGAAGAGCGGGGCTCATTACCCGGGAAAGCTGGCAGCTGCTGAGTTCTGAAGAGCTGCCGGTGGTGCTGCGCACGGCTGTCCACCCCACGGTGGAGGATATCAAAGCAGCGGGCATAGAGTTCACCAGCTATGACAATTTCTATGAGCAGGCGGGAAGCTTCGAGGAGCTTTACCGGGCCATAGCAGAGGATTTGCTCAGGCGGGCGGAGCGTGAGGGGGATTTCCTTTACGCTGTGCCCGGCAGCCCTCTGGTGGCAGAGCGCACGGTGGTGCTCCTGCGGCAGCTGGCCCAAAAGACTGACGTAGAGGTGGAGATCCTGCCCGGCATGAGCTTTGTGGAGGTCATGTATACCACTTTGGGCATTGACCCCATTGAGGGCCTCACCATCATTGATGCGGAGGATGTGCTGAAACTGAAGGAACGCCCGCTGCAGTCACTGGTGGTGACCCAGGTGTATCATCAGCAGATTGCATCTGATACGAAACTGGCTCTGATGGATCTCTATGGCGACGAGTACGAGGGCTTGTACATCCACAATCTTGCCTTGCCGGATGAATCCCTGCGGAAGATTCCCCTTTATGAGCTTGACCGCCAGCCGGATATCGACCATCTGACCACGTTTTTTGTGCCCAAAGAGCCTTTTTTTATTGAAAAGCCTTGA
- the mfd gene encoding transcription-repair coupling factor has protein sequence MYSLFAAMLQDKSLQRLQEYFCGGPSETLAYGMGGSQKHAAVAACYEKGPQPLIIILHSRESLEEWRENLNLLLPKVPVVELPEMDLMEVQAAAKSLERSARRMDVLGRLMRREPVIVLARAAAAVQKGLSPAEFQRLALSLKLGDNIPRENLIKRLVDLGYERTEEVELPGQFSARGGIMDIFAINALSPVRLEFFDDEIESLREFDLNTMRSSKSAGLSEFTVLPLVQTDGSGKPEPFLSYLGGRGAVIFDEPIRIREQIRTMVKENPDIRNSIFSWDNLIEGARGNRVIYSALMLQQVHGAEPDHTVSITSTNMTPFHRQMDLLESEASRWLSQKQQVLILLTAQDKANSLREFFARKRIPSLVVKGTEMLEKGLVNIQVGALTSGFEMAAAQLVVVTEKDIFGHQKRQSIRRAAKGEKLSHFRDIKPGDYVVHVNHGIGKYLGVETLEVGGIHKDYLHIKYGGDDKLFVPTEQVNLLQKYIGSEGEVPRLHRMGGTEWAKAKARAKKSVEDIAQKLIEIYAQRKEAKGFAFSPDDATQHDFEEAFPYQETDDQLKAIEEIKADMEKEKPMDRLLCGDVGFGKTEVAIRAAYKAAMDGKQVAVLVPTTVLAQQHYQTFTSRFADFAPNVDVICRFRSAKEQKITLERVKLGQVDILIGTHAILNRRKVHFKNLGLLIVDEEQRFGVKQKEKIRSLSAGLDVLTLSATPIPRTLHMSLVGARDMSIIETPPAERFPVQTYVVENNDAVISGAIKREIKRGGQVYFVYNRVDTIDRMRDHIQNLVPDARIMTAHGQMPEEMLEQVMMDFYEGRYDILLATSIVENGLDVANANTIIIYNADHFGLSQLYQMRGRVGRSHHMAFAYFVYQADKILTETAEKRLQAMKEFAQLGAGFKIAMRDLEIRGAGNLLGSQQHGHIASVGFEMYCKLLEEAVENLKNGRKNEAVLEPPADPIIDLAAEAYLDVDYIEDAMHKIEIYQRIAAIRSDEEVKVLYEELKDRFGEPSEPARNLLEAARIKNHARALGLRSVLVQPKALSLSLLPGRKLPAKGLLLIDKYFGHNLRRIMKTGAYEIGLTEAKKKHIASFVLRVLLLAGGDEEAAVASQAENAKKVKEKKINGKDNSPGTGAGKSGAHYPGKLAAAEF, from the coding sequence ATGTACTCACTATTTGCGGCCATGTTGCAGGACAAGTCCCTGCAGCGATTGCAGGAATACTTCTGCGGAGGGCCCTCAGAAACTCTGGCCTATGGCATGGGCGGTTCCCAGAAGCATGCGGCGGTGGCGGCCTGCTATGAGAAGGGACCCCAGCCTTTGATCATCATCCTTCACAGCCGTGAATCCCTGGAGGAATGGCGGGAGAATCTGAATTTGCTGCTGCCCAAGGTTCCTGTGGTGGAGCTGCCGGAAATGGATCTCATGGAGGTGCAGGCTGCAGCCAAAAGCCTTGAACGCAGTGCCCGCCGCATGGATGTGCTGGGCCGTCTCATGCGCCGGGAGCCGGTGATAGTGCTGGCCAGGGCTGCTGCGGCAGTGCAGAAGGGCCTGAGCCCTGCGGAGTTCCAGCGGCTGGCCCTCTCGCTCAAACTGGGGGATAATATTCCCAGGGAAAACCTCATCAAGAGATTGGTGGACTTGGGGTATGAGCGCACGGAAGAAGTGGAGCTGCCGGGGCAGTTCAGCGCCCGGGGCGGCATCATGGACATCTTTGCCATCAATGCCCTTTCTCCTGTGCGGCTGGAGTTCTTCGATGATGAAATCGAGTCCCTGCGGGAGTTTGACCTGAACACCATGCGCTCCAGCAAGTCCGCAGGACTTTCTGAGTTTACGGTGCTGCCCCTGGTGCAGACAGATGGCAGCGGCAAGCCGGAGCCTTTCCTGAGCTATCTGGGGGGCAGGGGGGCGGTCATTTTTGACGAGCCCATCCGCATCCGGGAGCAGATCCGCACCATGGTGAAGGAAAATCCAGATATCAGGAACAGCATCTTCAGCTGGGATAATCTCATTGAGGGAGCCAGAGGCAACAGGGTGATTTACTCTGCCCTGATGCTCCAGCAGGTGCACGGGGCGGAGCCTGATCATACGGTGAGCATCACTTCCACCAACATGACTCCCTTCCACCGGCAGATGGATCTCTTGGAAAGCGAGGCCAGCCGCTGGCTGAGCCAGAAACAGCAGGTGCTGATTCTCCTGACAGCCCAGGACAAGGCCAACAGCCTCAGAGAGTTCTTTGCCCGCAAGCGCATACCCTCCCTGGTGGTCAAGGGCACGGAAATGCTGGAAAAGGGTCTCGTGAATATTCAGGTGGGGGCCCTTACCTCCGGCTTTGAGATGGCGGCGGCCCAGCTGGTGGTGGTGACGGAAAAGGATATTTTCGGCCATCAGAAGCGCCAGAGCATACGACGGGCTGCCAAGGGGGAGAAACTGTCCCATTTCCGGGATATCAAACCCGGGGATTACGTGGTGCACGTGAACCACGGCATCGGCAAGTATCTGGGGGTGGAGACCCTTGAGGTAGGGGGCATCCACAAGGATTACCTCCACATCAAGTACGGCGGGGATGACAAGCTTTTCGTGCCCACGGAGCAGGTAAACCTCCTGCAGAAGTACATCGGCTCCGAAGGCGAGGTGCCCCGCCTACATCGCATGGGCGGCACGGAGTGGGCCAAGGCCAAGGCCCGGGCCAAGAAGTCTGTGGAGGACATCGCCCAGAAGCTCATTGAGATCTACGCCCAGCGCAAGGAGGCCAAAGGCTTTGCCTTTTCTCCGGACGATGCCACCCAGCACGACTTTGAAGAGGCCTTCCCTTATCAGGAAACAGATGACCAGCTGAAGGCCATCGAGGAAATCAAGGCGGATATGGAAAAGGAAAAGCCCATGGACCGTCTCCTCTGCGGGGATGTGGGCTTCGGCAAGACGGAGGTGGCCATCAGGGCAGCCTACAAGGCTGCCATGGACGGCAAGCAGGTGGCGGTGCTGGTGCCAACCACGGTGCTGGCCCAGCAGCATTATCAGACCTTCACTTCCCGTTTTGCGGACTTTGCTCCCAACGTGGATGTGATCTGCCGCTTCCGCTCGGCCAAGGAGCAGAAAATCACCCTGGAGAGGGTGAAGCTGGGGCAGGTGGATATTCTCATTGGCACCCATGCCATCCTGAATCGCCGGAAGGTGCATTTCAAGAACCTGGGACTCCTGATTGTGGATGAGGAGCAGCGCTTTGGGGTGAAGCAGAAGGAAAAGATCCGCAGCCTTTCTGCGGGCCTTGATGTGCTGACTCTGTCTGCTACGCCTATCCCCCGCACTCTCCACATGTCTCTGGTGGGGGCGCGGGATATGAGCATTATCGAGACGCCTCCTGCAGAGCGTTTCCCGGTGCAGACCTATGTGGTGGAGAACAACGATGCGGTGATTTCCGGGGCCATCAAGCGTGAGATCAAGCGGGGCGGTCAGGTATACTTCGTTTACAACAGGGTGGACACCATCGACCGCATGCGTGACCATATCCAGAATCTGGTGCCGGATGCCCGCATCATGACTGCCCACGGCCAGATGCCGGAGGAAATGCTGGAGCAGGTGATGATGGACTTCTATGAAGGCCGCTATGATATACTGCTGGCTACCAGCATTGTGGAGAACGGCCTGGATGTAGCCAATGCCAATACCATCATCATCTACAATGCCGACCACTTCGGCCTGTCCCAGCTCTACCAGATGCGGGGGAGGGTGGGACGTTCCCACCACATGGCCTTTGCCTACTTCGTCTATCAGGCAGACAAGATACTGACGGAGACAGCAGAGAAGCGCCTGCAGGCTATGAAGGAATTTGCCCAGTTGGGGGCGGGCTTCAAGATTGCCATGCGTGATCTGGAAATACGCGGAGCGGGCAACCTGCTTGGCTCCCAGCAGCATGGCCACATTGCCAGCGTGGGCTTTGAGATGTACTGCAAGCTGCTGGAAGAAGCAGTGGAGAATCTCAAGAACGGCAGGAAGAATGAAGCTGTGCTGGAGCCGCCTGCTGACCCCATCATTGACCTGGCGGCAGAGGCTTATCTGGATGTTGACTACATTGAGGATGCCATGCACAAGATTGAGATTTACCAGCGCATTGCCGCCATCAGGAGCGATGAGGAAGTGAAGGTGCTCTATGAGGAGCTGAAGGACCGCTTCGGCGAGCCCTCCGAGCCCGCCAGAAATCTTCTGGAGGCTGCCCGCATCAAGAATCATGCCAGGGCCCTGGGGCTGCGCTCCGTGCTGGTACAGCCGAAAGCCCTTTCGCTCAGCCTGCTGCCCGGCAGGAAGCTGCCTGCCAAGGGCCTTCTGTTGATAGACAAATACTTTGGCCACAACCTGCGCCGCATCATGAAGACCGGGGCCTATGAGATCGGCCTGACTGAGGCCAAGAAGAAGCACATCGCCTCCTTCGTGCTGCGGGTGCTGCTGTTGGCAGGAGGGGACGAAGAGGCAGCCGTGGCCAGCCAGGCGGAAAATGCGAAGAAAGTGAAGGAGAAGAAGATAAATGGCAAAGATAACAGTCCTGGGACTGGGGCCGGGAAGAGCGGGGCTCATTACCCGGGAAAGCTGGCAGCTGCTGAGTTCTGA
- a CDS encoding CTP synthase, with the protein MAKYIFVTGGVVSSLGKGITAASLGRLLKSRGIKVTIQKFDPYINIDPGTMSPYQHGEVFVTDDGAETDLDLGHYERFIDINLTKNSNITTGKVYWSVLNKERNGDYLGSTVQVIPHITNEIKQRVYDVANADGADVVITEIGGTVGDIESQPFLEAIRQVKKEVGKNDVLYIHVTLLPYISAAGELKTKPTQHSVKELRGIGIQPDILVCRTEKPIPADMKRKIAMFCDVDPEAVIENRTASTIYEVPLMMQEEGLDRIVLNKLAMNYSPANMEGWEKMVYKINNPQKKVKIAVVGKYVELPDAYISVTEALHHGAIDNDASVKIHWVNAEKIEDPDTDLDEVFVGCKGILVPGGFGDRGVEGKIKAIQYAREHKIPFLGLCLGMQCAVIEFARHVCGMTDAHSSEFNPETKHPVIALMESQQGIVKKGGTMRLGAYPCKVTAGTHTEEAYGTLEISERHRHRFEFNNDYRQALTERGLVIAGTLPDDSLVEIVEVKDHPWFVAAQFHPELKSRPNNPHPLFSKFVKASLEN; encoded by the coding sequence ATGGCAAAGTATATTTTCGTCACCGGTGGTGTGGTTTCCTCACTGGGCAAGGGCATCACGGCAGCATCTCTGGGCCGTCTGCTGAAAAGCCGTGGCATCAAGGTCACCATCCAGAAGTTCGACCCCTACATCAACATTGATCCGGGTACCATGAGCCCTTACCAGCACGGTGAGGTCTTCGTGACGGACGATGGTGCCGAAACTGACCTGGATCTGGGTCACTATGAGCGCTTCATCGACATCAACCTCACCAAGAACTCCAACATCACCACGGGCAAGGTCTACTGGTCCGTGCTGAACAAGGAGCGCAATGGCGACTACCTGGGTTCCACGGTGCAGGTCATCCCCCATATCACCAACGAAATCAAGCAGCGTGTCTACGATGTGGCTAATGCTGATGGCGCCGATGTGGTCATCACGGAAATCGGCGGCACCGTGGGTGATATTGAGAGCCAGCCCTTCCTGGAGGCTATCCGCCAGGTGAAGAAGGAAGTGGGCAAGAATGATGTGCTCTATATCCATGTGACCCTTCTCCCGTATATCTCTGCCGCCGGTGAGCTGAAAACCAAGCCCACCCAGCACAGTGTCAAGGAACTGCGCGGCATCGGCATCCAGCCGGACATCCTGGTGTGCCGCACGGAGAAGCCAATCCCTGCTGACATGAAGCGCAAGATTGCCATGTTCTGCGACGTGGATCCCGAGGCTGTCATCGAGAACCGCACTGCCTCCACTATCTATGAGGTGCCTCTCATGATGCAGGAGGAGGGCCTTGACCGCATCGTGCTGAACAAGCTGGCCATGAACTACAGCCCTGCCAATATGGAAGGCTGGGAGAAGATGGTCTACAAGATCAACAACCCCCAGAAGAAGGTCAAGATTGCCGTGGTGGGCAAGTATGTGGAGCTGCCCGATGCCTATATTTCCGTCACCGAGGCCCTGCATCACGGTGCCATCGACAATGATGCCTCTGTGAAGATCCATTGGGTGAACGCTGAGAAGATTGAGGATCCCGATACTGATCTTGATGAAGTCTTCGTAGGCTGCAAGGGTATCCTGGTGCCCGGCGGCTTCGGCGACCGCGGCGTGGAAGGCAAGATCAAGGCTATCCAGTATGCTCGCGAGCACAAGATTCCCTTCCTGGGCCTGTGCCTGGGTATGCAGTGCGCTGTCATCGAGTTTGCCCGCCACGTCTGCGGCATGACGGATGCCCATTCCTCCGAGTTCAATCCCGAGACTAAGCATCCGGTCATTGCCCTCATGGAGTCCCAGCAGGGCATCGTGAAGAAGGGCGGCACCATGCGCCTGGGGGCATATCCCTGCAAGGTCACTGCCGGCACTCACACTGAGGAGGCTTATGGCACCCTGGAAATCAGCGAGCGCCACCGCCACCGCTTCGAGTTCAACAATGACTACCGTCAGGCCCTCACCGAGCGCGGCCTGGTCATTGCCGGCACCTTGCCTGATGACAGCCTGGTAGAGATTGTAGAGGTCAAGGACCATCCCTGGTTCGTGGCTGCCCAGTTCCATCCGGAGCTGAAGAGCCGTCCCAACAATCCGCACCCGCTCTTCAGCAAGTTTGTGAAGGCTTCTCTGGAAAACTGA
- the rpoE gene encoding DNA-directed RNA polymerase subunit delta, with product MDFVNSSEVDVAYHVLTQAGQTMYYKDLVMDVIDKKRKPVQSLSAAISEVYTLINMDSRFQYEGDGQWGLTEWNPPEVKRHVRSSSSAGSSSKAAAKASSARKKKLESIQE from the coding sequence ATGGATTTTGTCAACAGTTCCGAAGTGGACGTAGCTTACCACGTCCTCACCCAGGCCGGCCAGACCATGTATTATAAGGATTTGGTGATGGATGTCATCGACAAGAAGCGCAAGCCTGTACAGTCCTTGTCAGCAGCCATTTCCGAGGTCTATACTCTCATCAACATGGACAGCCGCTTCCAGTACGAGGGTGACGGCCAGTGGGGGCTCACCGAGTGGAATCCCCCCGAGGTGAAGCGCCATGTGCGCAGCTCCTCTTCTGCCGGCAGCAGCTCCAAGGCAGCAGCCAAGGCCAGCAGTGCCCGCAAGAAGAAGCTGGAGAGCATCCAGGAATAA
- the argS gene encoding arginine--tRNA ligase, producing MEIKDLLCEAIRKAAQQAIADGALPEGQLPEINLEVPPQKEYGDFATNIAMQSAKVFRKAPRQIAEAIAERLEKGGHSWLDHTQIAGPGFLNVYLKGNVLYDDFARILAAGEAFGQLPGKDAPKIQVEYVSANPTGPLHVGHGRGAAAGSALVNILRAAGYPVESEYYINDAGNQMDNLALSVNARYLEHFGVAVEFPENGYHGADIIDTAQRIIKKDGDKYLKMEEAERLNIFKDLAYLEKLAALKEDLEAFQVTFDKWFSERTLHPEAVKAAVKILQDNGNIYEKDGALWLKSTAYGDDKDRVVIRDNGVPTYLAADIAYHHDKYERGFDRLINIWGADHHGYVCRVKAAMDALGHDSEKLTVLLLQMVALYRGGELVKMSKRTGQSVTLSELMEEVGTDAARYFFLMRSLDSQLDFDLDLAKKKSNDNPVYYIQYAHARICSIFRQAEETGLKLTDSVNLELLTDESEIDLIKKIESYPEEIEKAAADYAPQRIARYSYDLAALFHSFYNKCRIVGVDAPLAEARLALVTVTAHVIKHSLGLLGVSAPEHM from the coding sequence TTGGAAATCAAGGATCTCTTGTGTGAAGCTATCAGAAAGGCTGCCCAGCAGGCCATTGCTGATGGCGCCCTGCCGGAAGGGCAGCTGCCGGAAATCAATCTGGAGGTGCCCCCCCAGAAGGAGTACGGCGATTTTGCCACCAACATTGCCATGCAGTCCGCCAAAGTGTTCCGCAAGGCTCCCCGGCAGATTGCCGAGGCCATTGCTGAGCGTCTGGAAAAGGGCGGCCACAGCTGGCTGGACCACACCCAGATTGCAGGGCCGGGCTTCCTGAACGTCTATCTCAAGGGCAATGTGCTCTATGATGATTTCGCCAGGATTCTTGCGGCAGGGGAGGCTTTTGGCCAGCTGCCCGGCAAAGATGCACCCAAGATCCAGGTGGAGTACGTCAGCGCCAACCCCACCGGCCCCCTGCATGTGGGCCATGGCCGCGGGGCTGCCGCAGGCTCCGCCCTTGTAAATATTCTTCGGGCAGCAGGATATCCCGTGGAAAGCGAGTATTATATCAATGACGCAGGCAATCAGATGGACAATCTGGCCCTCTCCGTCAATGCCCGCTATCTGGAGCACTTCGGTGTAGCGGTGGAATTCCCCGAAAATGGTTACCATGGCGCGGATATCATCGACACTGCCCAGCGCATCATCAAGAAGGACGGGGACAAGTATCTGAAGATGGAGGAGGCAGAGCGCCTCAATATCTTCAAGGATCTGGCTTATCTGGAGAAGCTGGCAGCCCTGAAGGAAGATCTGGAGGCTTTCCAGGTGACCTTCGACAAGTGGTTCAGCGAGCGCACCCTGCATCCGGAGGCTGTGAAGGCTGCGGTGAAGATCCTGCAGGACAACGGCAACATCTACGAGAAGGATGGGGCGCTGTGGCTGAAGTCTACCGCTTACGGCGATGACAAGGACCGGGTGGTCATCCGCGACAACGGTGTGCCCACCTATCTGGCTGCAGATATCGCCTACCATCATGACAAGTATGAGCGTGGTTTTGACCGTCTCATCAATATCTGGGGCGCTGACCACCATGGCTATGTGTGCCGCGTGAAGGCTGCCATGGATGCTTTGGGCCATGACTCTGAGAAGCTCACGGTGCTGCTGCTGCAGATGGTAGCCCTTTACCGGGGCGGCGAGCTGGTGAAGATGAGCAAGCGTACGGGCCAGAGCGTGACCTTAAGCGAGCTCATGGAGGAAGTGGGCACCGATGCTGCTCGTTACTTCTTCCTCATGCGTTCCCTGGACAGCCAGCTGGATTTCGACCTGGATCTGGCCAAGAAGAAGTCCAATGACAACCCTGTGTACTACATCCAGTACGCCCATGCCCGCATCTGCAGCATCTTCCGCCAGGCAGAGGAGACGGGGCTGAAGCTCACGGACAGCGTGAACCTTGAGCTGCTCACGGATGAGAGCGAGATTGACCTCATCAAGAAGATTGAGTCCTATCCCGAGGAAATCGAGAAGGCGGCGGCTGACTACGCTCCCCAGCGCATCGCCCGCTACAGCTATGATCTGGCAGCCCTCTTCCACAGCTTCTACAACAAGTGCCGCATCGTAGGTGTAGACGCACCTCTGGCCGAGGCTCGTCTGGCCCTGGTGACGGTGACGGCCCATGTCATCAAGCATTCCCTTGGGCTCCTGGGCGTTTCTGCACCGGAGCACATGTAA
- a CDS encoding DUF1934 domain-containing protein — MKEMSPVLVRVKGVQKTPDGEENTIRTEARGRYIFRGGKHYVLYEEEGLSEAGKVSTTLKFDEEKLTLLRHGAVEQTMEFMPRRESRSPYRTPIGILNLAVRTEFLGMDLASEVKSLTVEYSLAVEGVHQSQNSLFIEVAEID; from the coding sequence ATGAAGGAAATGAGCCCGGTGCTGGTGAGGGTCAAAGGGGTGCAGAAAACTCCCGATGGGGAGGAAAACACCATCAGGACGGAAGCCAGGGGACGCTATATTTTCCGGGGGGGCAAGCACTATGTCCTCTATGAGGAAGAGGGGCTGTCCGAGGCAGGTAAGGTTTCCACCACCTTGAAGTTCGACGAGGAAAAGCTCACTCTCCTGCGGCACGGTGCCGTGGAGCAGACCATGGAGTTCATGCCCCGCAGGGAAAGCCGCAGTCCCTACCGCACGCCTATAGGAATCCTGAATCTGGCGGTGCGCACGGAATTTTTGGGCATGGATCTTGCCTCTGAGGTAAAATCGCTCACGGTGGAGTACAGCCTGGCGGTGGAAGGCGTCCACCAAAGCCAAAACAGCCTCTTCATCGAGGTTGCGGAAATTGATTGA
- a CDS encoding DUF4869 domain-containing protein — protein sequence MLRIFYGDMPGAVFNTAMFFKNSYDDDWIVDDFSKQMIADVDKSEVLGTGVIDSPVLGKIAPERLSGGVKTLMLVKFMPERVFNVSTCGNNCAKWLLKMTEQEDRTVNLRNIMNFGEEPFEVYVMNTGKTARSMKELLPIAIKYV from the coding sequence ATGCTGAGGATATTCTATGGTGATATGCCGGGAGCAGTATTCAATACGGCGATGTTTTTCAAGAACAGCTATGATGATGATTGGATAGTGGATGATTTTTCCAAGCAGATGATAGCCGATGTAGACAAGTCAGAAGTGCTGGGCACCGGGGTGATAGACAGTCCTGTGCTGGGCAAGATTGCACCTGAGAGGCTTTCTGGCGGGGTGAAGACGCTGATGTTGGTGAAATTCATGCCGGAAAGGGTGTTCAATGTTTCTACCTGCGGCAATAACTGTGCCAAGTGGCTGCTGAAGATGACAGAGCAGGAAGACAGGACAGTGAACCTGCGCAATATCATGAATTTCGGAGAGGAACCTTTTGAAGTCTATGTTATGAATACAGGCAAGACGGCTCGGTCCATGAAGGAATTGCTGCCCATTGCAATCAAATATGTATAG